The Tripterygium wilfordii isolate XIE 37 chromosome 4, ASM1340144v1, whole genome shotgun sequence genome has a window encoding:
- the LOC119996655 gene encoding probable clathrin assembly protein At4g32285 translates to MASSTLRKAIGAVKDQTSIGIAKVAGTTAPHIEVLVVKATSHDEEPADEKYFREIVNVTLYSREFVSVCMGTLSKRLSKTRDWVVALKALMLVHRLLVDGHRKFEEEIVYATRRGMRILNISGFRDEAHSNSWDHAGFVKCYAMYLDEKVELVLFERKFKDKEERVDDKLDGVGPYRRDEGGFRDDYEYETRRRSSSYGDVNESIGREQKKESTPIKEMKPERVLGKLGQSLRILDKVLACRPTGMAKDSRLVSVALYHVVKESFGLYVEICELLGVLLDMFTELEYENCLRGFDMYVMAAKLIDNLIVLYDWCKDMGIARSSEFPEVKRVTVQLLGTLEGFLKEMLSGGKKSPERIQNEKAPVKEEQQINMNEVKALPAPENHAPIRTTSPPEPQQPKPQPQLVVVTEDLVNLKDDVSADEQGNKFALALFSGQPAANANGAWETFPSNGEPELTSAWQTPAAETGKADWELALAESASNLSKQKATMGGGFDPLLLNGMYDQGAVRQHVSNAQLSGGSSSSVALPGLGKNGTTQVLALPAPDGSFQPVGNQDPFAASLLVPPPSYVQMAEMERKQQLLVQEQLIWQQHGTKGMQGQVGYYNHGMVHPGGYYHTHY, encoded by the coding sequence ATGGCGTCCAGTACGTTACGGAAAGCGATCGGAGCAGTGAAGGACCAGACGAGCATAGGCATAGCGAAAGTGGCTGGTACCACGGCGCCCCACATCGAGGTTCTCGTCGTTAAAGCCACCAGTCACGACGAGGAACCGGCTGACGAGAAGTATTTCCGAGAGATCGTGAACGTCACGTTGTATTCGAGGGAATTCGTGAGTGTTTGTATGGGTACGCTATCGAAGAGACTGAGCAAAACCCGTGATTGGGTTGTGGCGCTTAAGGCCTTAATGCTTGTGCACAGGCTTTTGGTTGATGGGCATCGTAAGTTTGAGGAGGAGATCGTGTATGCGACGAGGAGAGGGATGAGGATTTTGAATATTTCCGGTTTCAGAGATGAAGCCCATTCCAATTCCTGGGATCATGCTGGGTTTGTGAAGTGCTATGCGATGTATCTTGATGAGAAGGTGGAATTGGTGTTGTTTGAGAGAAAATTCAAGGATAAGGAAGAGAGGGTTGATGATAAATTGGATGGTGTTGGGCCTTACAGGCGAGATGAAGGAGGATTTAGGGATGATTATGAGTATGAAACGCGTAGGAGGTCGAGTTCCTATGGCGATGTAAATGAATCAATTGGGAGAGAACAGAAAAAGGAGTCTACCCCGATTAAGGAAATGAAGCCAGAGAGGGTTTTGGGGAAATTGGGTCAATCATTGAGGATTCTTGATAAGGTTTTGGCTTGTAGGCCAACTGGAATGGCTAAAGATAGTAGATTGGTGTCTGTTGCTCTTTACCATGTTGTGAAGGAGAGTTTCGGGTTATATGTCGAAATCTGTGAGTTATTGGGGGTGTTGTTGGATATGTTTACAGAGTTGGAGTATGAGAATTGTCTGAGGGGTTTTGATATGTACGTTATGGCAGCAAAGCTGATTGATAACCTTATTGTGCTCTATGATTGGTGCAAGGATATGGGTATTGCTAGATCGTCAGAATTTCCTGAGGTGAAGAGGGTTACAGTTCAACTTTTGGGGACTCTTGAGGGATTTTTGAAGGAAATGTTAAGCGGAGGAAAGAAGAGCCCTGAGAGAATTCAGAATGAAAAGGCTCCAGTGAAGGAGGAGCAGCAAATAAATATGAATGAGGTGAAGGCTCTTCCTGCTCCAGAGAATCATGCTCCAATCCGTACTACGTCTCCACCAGAGCCTCAACAACCAAAACCTCAGCCTCAGCTGGTGGTGGTGACCGAGGACTTGGTGAATTTGAAGGATGATGTTTCAGCCGATGAGCAAGGCAACAAATTTGCATTAGCCCTATTCTCTGGACAGCCAGCTGCGAACGCCAATGGTGCCTGGGAAACATTCCCATCCAATGGAGAACCTGAACTGACTTCAGCATGGCAAACACCAGCTGCCGAGACTGGCAAGGCAGACTGGGAATTGGCATTGGCAGAGTCAGCAAGTAATCTGTCGAAGCAGAAGGCTACGATGGGGGGTGGTTTTGATCCATTGTTGCTCAACGGAATGTATGATCAAGGGGCTGTGAGGCAACATGTGAGCAACGCCCAACTGAGTGGTGGGAGTTCTAGTAGTGTGGCATTGCCTGGACTAGGCAAGAATGGTACCACACAAGTCCTAGCATTGCCTGCTCCAGATGGGTCTTTCCAACCTGTTGGTAACCAGGACCCTTTTGCGGCATCTCTCTTGGTGCCACCTCCTTCTTATGTGCAGATGGCAGAAATGGAGAGAAAGCAACAATTACTTGTGCAGGAACAGCTGATATGGCAGCAGCACGGAACGAAAGGGATGCAAGGTCAAGTGGGTTACTACAACCATGGGATGGTGCACCCAGGAGGGTATTACCATACACATTACTGA